Proteins encoded in a region of the Pseudomonas sp. GOM7 genome:
- a CDS encoding sigma-54-dependent Fis family transcriptional regulator — translation MNEAARTPAHDTLIQESWSRCRDYGLTHQSPPRFDPPAPGELSVLLESRQALVQTTHQEVLPYYGTILANSNCLIMLADDQGRLLHSWGDQRFIEPRQAAGFVAGASWLERYTGTNAIGTALSCGQAVHIQHDEHFLKANRFMTGSASPIFDEQRRMIAVLDVSSDSYLPPAHTLGMVKMMSQSVENRLILKLFADRYHLLSFNNSLDNLDSPWAGLVVFDEQGHVVSANRRADNLLGQPLTYGAIEQLFDLPLQQLLNQPDGQPFNLRTTGQFRFHARVRRPARPAPIQARDFRPPTATSSPQAPHLHALSLGDARMDKAIRQAERLLEKDIPILVQGETGAGKEVFVKALHQASSRASQPFIAVNCAAIPAELVESELFGYEKGAFTGANHKGHVGLIRKAHQGTLFLDEIGDMPLRVQARLLRVLQERCVQPLGSSELHPVDVRLVSATNRPLRQDVDSGQFRADLYYRISGLNLELPPLRERSDRLALFQKLWEQHREPRQRAGISHEVLELFQRHPWPGNLRQLSSVLRVALAMADDQPIRAEHLPDDFFLDLPTDTSLPAHPEPDNVDLASQYQACGGNISYLARHLGLSRNTLYKRLREQGVRP, via the coding sequence ATGAACGAAGCTGCCCGCACCCCGGCGCACGACACCCTTATCCAGGAGTCCTGGTCGCGCTGCCGCGACTATGGCCTGACCCACCAGAGCCCCCCACGCTTCGACCCGCCTGCGCCCGGCGAGCTGTCCGTCCTGCTGGAGAGCCGCCAGGCTCTGGTGCAGACCACGCATCAGGAGGTGCTGCCCTACTACGGCACCATCCTGGCCAACTCCAACTGCCTGATCATGCTCGCCGACGACCAGGGCCGGCTGCTGCACTCCTGGGGCGACCAGCGCTTCATCGAGCCACGCCAAGCCGCCGGTTTCGTCGCCGGCGCTAGCTGGCTGGAGCGCTACACCGGTACCAATGCCATCGGCACCGCACTCAGTTGTGGCCAGGCCGTGCACATCCAGCACGATGAGCATTTCCTCAAGGCCAACCGCTTCATGACCGGCTCGGCCTCACCGATCTTCGACGAACAGCGGCGCATGATCGCCGTGCTCGATGTGTCCAGCGACAGCTACCTGCCACCGGCGCACACCCTCGGCATGGTCAAGATGATGAGCCAGTCGGTGGAGAACCGCCTGATCCTCAAGCTGTTCGCCGACCGCTACCACCTGCTCAGCTTCAATAACAGCCTGGACAACCTCGACAGCCCCTGGGCCGGCCTGGTGGTGTTCGACGAGCAAGGGCACGTGGTGTCGGCCAACCGCCGCGCCGACAACCTGCTCGGCCAGCCGCTGACCTACGGTGCCATCGAGCAGCTCTTCGACCTGCCGCTACAGCAGTTGCTCAACCAGCCGGATGGCCAGCCATTCAACCTGCGCACCACTGGTCAGTTCCGCTTTCACGCGCGGGTACGTCGCCCTGCTCGGCCGGCGCCGATCCAGGCTCGGGATTTTCGTCCGCCAACTGCCACGAGCAGCCCCCAGGCACCGCATCTGCATGCGCTGAGCCTGGGTGATGCGCGCATGGACAAGGCTATTCGCCAGGCCGAACGCCTGCTGGAAAAGGACATCCCGATCCTGGTGCAGGGGGAAACCGGTGCCGGCAAGGAAGTCTTCGTCAAGGCCCTGCACCAGGCCAGCTCGCGCGCCAGCCAGCCCTTCATCGCGGTCAACTGCGCCGCCATTCCGGCAGAGCTGGTGGAATCGGAGCTGTTCGGCTATGAAAAAGGCGCCTTTACCGGCGCCAACCACAAGGGCCATGTCGGCCTGATCCGCAAGGCGCACCAGGGCACGCTGTTTCTCGACGAGATCGGCGACATGCCATTGCGCGTACAGGCCCGCCTGCTGCGGGTGCTGCAGGAGCGCTGCGTGCAACCACTGGGCAGCAGCGAACTGCATCCGGTCGACGTGCGCCTGGTCTCCGCGACCAACCGTCCGCTGCGCCAGGACGTCGACAGCGGCCAGTTCCGCGCCGATCTCTACTACCGCATCAGCGGCCTGAACCTGGAGCTGCCACCACTGCGCGAGCGCAGCGACAGGTTGGCGCTGTTCCAGAAACTGTGGGAGCAGCACCGCGAACCCCGGCAGCGCGCGGGCATCAGCCACGAAGTGCTGGAACTGTTCCAGCGCCACCCCTGGCCCGGCAATCTGCGTCAGCTCAGCAGCGTGCTGCGGGTGGCACTGGCCATGGCCGACGATCAGCCCATCCGCGCCGAGCACCTGCCGGACGACTTTTTCCTCGACCTGCCAACCGACACCAGCCTGCCAGCGCATCCCGAACCGGATAATGTCGACCTTGCCAGCCAGTACCAGGCCTGCGGCGGTAACATCTCCTACCTGGCCCGCCACCTCGGCCTGAGCCGCAACACCCTGTACAAGCGCCTGCGCGAACAGGGCGTGCGGCCCTGA
- the blaPRC gene encoding PRC family class C beta-lactamase, with product MHHLYRPLFAALALLAASQAPASPSLEKQVDTAAKSMMQTYAIPGMAIAISHKGQQHFFEYGVASRESGQAVDRHTLFELGSISKLFTSTLGAYAEARGTLNLSDNASQYLPELQGSAFDHISLLDLATYTAGGLPLQFPDAVDDERQALDYYRNWQAVYPPGTQRLYSNPSIGLFGHLAATSLAEPFQQLMEKDLLPQLGMRESHVQIPQASMKQYAWGYRDDKPVRVSPGALDAEAYGVKSTSTDMLRFIDANLHPNRLPAPLRQAISSTHRGYYQIGDMTQALGWERYAYPISLEQLQAGNSAEMALQPQPVERFSVPKPAEGDLLLNKTGSTNGFGAYILLLPARDTGLVILANRNYPNADRVRLALQLLDAIEP from the coding sequence ATGCACCACCTGTACCGCCCACTGTTCGCCGCCCTGGCTCTGCTGGCCGCCAGCCAGGCGCCGGCATCGCCTTCATTGGAAAAACAGGTGGACACCGCCGCAAAGTCGATGATGCAGACCTATGCCATCCCCGGCATGGCCATCGCCATCAGCCACAAGGGCCAGCAGCATTTCTTCGAGTACGGCGTCGCATCCCGTGAAAGCGGCCAGGCGGTGGATCGTCATACCCTGTTCGAGCTGGGCTCGATCAGCAAGCTGTTTACCTCCACCCTCGGCGCCTATGCCGAAGCCCGTGGCACCCTGAACCTCAGCGACAATGCCAGCCAATACCTGCCGGAGCTGCAAGGCAGCGCCTTCGATCACATCAGCCTGCTGGATCTGGCCACCTACACGGCCGGAGGGCTGCCGCTGCAGTTCCCGGATGCGGTCGACGACGAGCGCCAAGCCCTCGATTACTACCGCAACTGGCAGGCGGTGTATCCGCCGGGCACGCAGCGACTGTATTCCAACCCCAGCATCGGCCTGTTCGGCCACCTGGCGGCGACCAGCCTGGCCGAGCCCTTTCAGCAGTTGATGGAAAAGGATCTGCTGCCGCAACTGGGTATGCGAGAAAGCCATGTGCAAATTCCCCAGGCCAGCATGAAGCAATACGCCTGGGGTTACCGTGACGACAAGCCCGTGCGGGTCAGCCCTGGCGCCCTGGATGCCGAAGCCTACGGGGTGAAATCCACTAGCACGGACATGCTGCGCTTCATCGACGCCAACCTGCACCCGAACAGACTACCTGCCCCGTTGCGCCAGGCCATCAGCTCCACTCATCGTGGCTATTACCAGATTGGCGACATGACCCAGGCCCTGGGCTGGGAGCGCTACGCCTACCCCATCAGTCTGGAACAACTACAGGCCGGCAATTCCGCCGAAATGGCGCTGCAACCGCAGCCAGTGGAGCGTTTCAGCGTACCCAAACCAGCCGAGGGAGACCTGCTGCTGAACAAGACCGGCTCGACCAACGGCTTCGGTGCCTACATCCTGCTGCTACCGGCGCGCGACACCGGGCTGGTGATCCTCGCCAACCGCAACTACCCCAATGCCGATCGTGTGCGCCTGGCCTTGCAGTTGCTCGACGCGATCGAACCGTAG
- a CDS encoding glutamine--tRNA ligase/YqeY domain fusion protein, producing the protein MSKPTVEKAANFLRPIVQADLDSGKHAKIVTRFPPEPNGYLHIGHAKSICLNFGLAEEFGGQCNLRFDDTNPAKEDQEYIDAIKADVEWLGFKWAGEERYASNYFDQLHAWAIELIKAGKAFVCDLNAEEMREYRGSLNEPGKNSPFRERSVEENLDLFARMKAGEFPDGARSLRAKIDMASPNINLRDPILYRIRHAHHHQTGDKWCIYPSYDFTHGQSDAIEGVTHSICTLEFEDHRPLYEWFLENLSVPAQPRQYEFARLNLNYTITSKRKLKQLVDEGHVKGWDDPRMSTLSGYRRRGYTPASIRAFCDMIGVNRAGGLVDIGMLEFAIRDDLDANAARAMCVLKPLKVVITNYPEGKVENLELPRHPKQDMGVRVLPFSREIYIDASDFEETPPDGYKRLIPGGEVRLRGSYVIRADEAVKDAAGNIVELRCSYDENTLGKNPEGRKVKGVIHWVPAAESVECEVRLYDRLFRSANPEKSEEGGSFLDNINPESLVVLTGCRAEPSLAQATADDRFQFEREGYFCLDKDSTADALVFNRTVTLRDSWGQ; encoded by the coding sequence ATGAGCAAGCCCACCGTCGAAAAAGCTGCCAATTTCCTGCGCCCCATCGTCCAGGCTGATCTGGACAGCGGCAAGCACGCCAAGATCGTGACCCGCTTCCCGCCGGAGCCCAACGGCTACCTGCATATCGGCCATGCCAAGAGCATCTGCCTGAACTTCGGCCTGGCCGAAGAGTTCGGCGGCCAGTGCAACCTGCGTTTCGACGACACCAACCCGGCCAAGGAAGACCAGGAATACATCGACGCAATCAAGGCCGACGTCGAATGGCTGGGCTTCAAGTGGGCCGGCGAGGAGCGCTACGCCTCCAACTATTTCGACCAGCTACATGCCTGGGCCATCGAGCTGATCAAGGCCGGCAAGGCCTTCGTCTGCGACCTCAATGCCGAAGAGATGCGCGAATACCGTGGCAGCCTGAACGAGCCCGGCAAGAACAGCCCGTTCCGCGAGCGCAGCGTCGAGGAAAACCTCGACCTGTTCGCCCGCATGAAGGCCGGTGAGTTCCCCGATGGTGCTCGTTCGCTGCGTGCCAAGATCGACATGGCCTCGCCGAACATCAACCTGCGCGACCCGATCCTCTACCGCATCCGCCATGCCCACCATCACCAGACCGGCGACAAATGGTGCATCTACCCGAGCTACGACTTTACCCATGGTCAGTCCGATGCCATCGAAGGCGTGACCCACTCGATCTGCACCCTGGAGTTCGAGGATCATCGCCCGCTGTACGAGTGGTTCCTGGAGAACCTCTCGGTGCCGGCGCAGCCGCGTCAGTACGAATTCGCCCGCTTGAACCTGAACTACACCATCACCAGCAAGCGCAAGCTCAAGCAGCTAGTGGACGAAGGTCACGTCAAGGGTTGGGACGACCCGCGCATGTCGACGCTGTCCGGCTACCGTCGTCGTGGCTACACCCCGGCGTCGATCCGTGCCTTCTGCGACATGATCGGCGTCAACCGCGCCGGTGGTCTGGTGGACATCGGCATGCTCGAGTTCGCCATTCGTGACGATCTGGACGCCAACGCCGCGCGCGCCATGTGCGTGCTCAAGCCGCTCAAGGTGGTGATCACCAACTACCCCGAGGGTAAGGTCGAGAACCTTGAACTGCCGCGCCATCCCAAGCAGGACATGGGGGTACGCGTGCTGCCGTTCTCCCGTGAGATCTACATCGACGCCAGCGACTTCGAGGAAACTCCACCGGACGGCTACAAGCGCCTGATCCCAGGTGGCGAAGTGCGTCTGCGCGGCAGCTATGTGATTCGCGCCGACGAGGCTGTCAAAGACGCTGCCGGCAATATCGTCGAGCTGCGCTGCAGCTACGACGAGAACACCCTGGGCAAGAACCCGGAAGGCCGCAAGGTCAAGGGCGTGATCCACTGGGTGCCGGCGGCCGAAAGCGTCGAATGCGAAGTGCGCCTGTACGACCGTCTGTTCCGTTCGGCCAACCCGGAGAAGAGCGAAGAGGGCGGCAGCTTCCTCGACAACATCAACCCTGAATCGCTGGTGGTGCTCACCGGCTGCCGCGCCGAGCCATCGCTGGCCCAGGCGACGGCTGACGATCGCTTCCAGTTCGAGCGCGAAGGCTACTTCTGCCTGGACAAGGATTCGACCGCCGACGCGCTGGTGTTCAACCGTACCGTCACGCTGCGCGATTCGTGGGGGCAGTAA
- a CDS encoding ABC transporter ATP-binding protein yields the protein MSLKLEHVTRIVDGQVHIDDACLSFEPGSFNVLLGRTLAGKTSLMRLMAGLDRPSSGRVLMNGADVTGVPVRQRNVSMVYQQFINYPTLTVFENIASPLRQAGMAKEQIVEKVEATARMLRIDKLLSRYPLELSGGQQQRTAMARALVKDASLILFDEPLVNLDYKLREELRQEMRELFQARHTIAVYATTEPNEALALGGTTTILHEGRVVQSGKTAEVYHRPQQMLAAELFSEPAINLLPGRISGTEVSFADCVHFPLNPDLRGIDEGEYRFGVRPSHIGLVPSNDDDLELAVTVELAEISGSETFLHVRNEQFVLVLHLPGVHEYAVDTPILIYIPTHKLFVFAADGQLVQAPSRRQGRAA from the coding sequence ATGTCGCTCAAGCTCGAACACGTCACCCGTATCGTCGACGGCCAGGTGCATATCGACGATGCCTGCCTGAGTTTTGAACCGGGCTCCTTCAACGTGCTGCTCGGCCGTACCCTGGCCGGCAAGACCAGCCTGATGCGCCTGATGGCCGGGCTGGATCGGCCCAGCAGCGGCCGCGTGCTGATGAACGGCGCCGACGTGACCGGCGTGCCGGTACGCCAGCGTAATGTGTCGATGGTCTATCAGCAGTTCATCAACTACCCGACCCTGACGGTGTTCGAGAACATCGCCTCGCCACTGCGCCAGGCCGGTATGGCCAAGGAGCAGATCGTCGAGAAGGTCGAGGCCACGGCGCGCATGTTGCGCATCGACAAGCTGCTGTCGCGCTACCCGCTGGAGCTGTCCGGTGGCCAGCAGCAGCGCACCGCCATGGCGCGGGCGCTGGTCAAGGACGCCTCGCTGATTCTCTTCGACGAACCGTTGGTCAATCTCGACTACAAGCTGCGTGAAGAACTGCGCCAGGAAATGCGCGAGCTGTTCCAGGCGCGTCACACCATTGCCGTCTATGCCACCACCGAGCCCAACGAGGCGCTGGCCCTGGGCGGCACCACCACCATCCTGCATGAAGGCCGGGTGGTGCAGAGCGGCAAGACTGCCGAGGTCTACCACCGTCCGCAGCAGATGCTGGCCGCCGAGCTGTTCTCGGAGCCGGCGATCAACCTGCTACCTGGACGCATCAGTGGCACTGAGGTGAGCTTCGCCGATTGCGTGCATTTTCCGCTCAACCCCGATCTGCGCGGCATCGACGAGGGTGAATATCGCTTCGGTGTGCGCCCCAGCCATATCGGCCTGGTGCCATCCAATGACGATGATCTGGAGCTGGCGGTAACCGTGGAGCTGGCCGAGATCAGCGGCTCGGAAACCTTCCTGCATGTACGCAACGAGCAGTTCGTGCTGGTGCTGCACCTGCCAGGGGTGCACGAGTACGCGGTGGATACGCCGATCCTGATCTACATCCCCACCCACAAACTGTTCGTCTTCGCCGCCGATGGGCAATTGGTGCAGGCGCCCAGTCGCCGTCAGGGGAGGGCTGCCTGA
- the cysS gene encoding cysteine--tRNA ligase, with the protein MALSIYNTLSKVKEPFKPLIGNSVRMYVCGMTVYDFCHIGHARVMVAFDVVTRWLRQRGYDVTYVRNITDIDDKIIKRANENGEPFEALVERMIAAMHEDEARLSVLRPDIEPRATGHIAGMHQMIQTLIDKGYAYAPGNGDVYYRVTKFETYGKLSRRKIDELKIGARIEVDEIKEDPLDFVLWKGAKPGEPSWDSPWGKGRPGWHIECSVMSTCCLGETFDIHGGGPDLVFPHHENEIAQSEAATGKQYANAWMHAGAVRVDGEKMSKSLGNFFTIREVLEKYHPEVVRYLLVSSHYRSPINYSEESLKEAKGALERFYNGLKGLPDAAPAGGEAFVERFGAAMDDDFNSPEACAVLFEMIREVNRLRESDVQAAAGLAAQLKQLASVLGVLQLEPEAFLQAGAAGKVDAAEVEALIAARLQARAEKNWAESDRIRDQLTAMGVVLEDGKGGTTWRLAE; encoded by the coding sequence ATGGCACTGTCGATCTACAACACGCTGAGCAAGGTCAAGGAACCGTTCAAGCCGTTGATCGGTAACAGCGTACGCATGTACGTGTGCGGCATGACCGTCTATGACTTCTGCCATATCGGTCACGCCCGGGTGATGGTCGCCTTCGACGTGGTCACCCGCTGGCTGCGTCAGCGCGGCTATGACGTGACCTATGTGCGCAACATCACCGACATCGACGACAAGATCATCAAGCGCGCCAATGAGAACGGCGAGCCGTTCGAGGCGCTGGTCGAGCGCATGATCGCGGCGATGCACGAGGACGAAGCACGCCTTTCCGTGCTGCGCCCGGACATCGAACCGCGCGCCACCGGTCATATCGCCGGCATGCACCAGATGATCCAGACCCTGATCGACAAGGGTTATGCCTACGCGCCGGGCAATGGCGACGTGTACTACCGCGTCACCAAGTTCGAAACCTACGGCAAGCTGTCACGGCGCAAGATCGACGAGCTGAAGATCGGCGCGCGCATCGAAGTGGACGAGATCAAGGAAGACCCGCTGGACTTCGTGCTGTGGAAGGGCGCCAAGCCGGGTGAGCCGAGCTGGGATTCGCCCTGGGGCAAGGGTCGGCCGGGCTGGCACATCGAGTGCTCGGTGATGTCCACCTGCTGCCTGGGCGAGACCTTCGACATCCACGGCGGCGGCCCGGACCTGGTGTTCCCGCACCACGAGAACGAGATCGCCCAGAGCGAGGCAGCCACCGGCAAGCAGTACGCCAACGCCTGGATGCACGCCGGTGCGGTGCGTGTGGACGGCGAGAAGATGTCCAAGAGCCTGGGCAACTTCTTCACCATCCGCGAGGTGCTGGAGAAGTACCACCCTGAGGTGGTGCGCTACCTGCTGGTGTCCAGCCACTACCGCAGCCCGATCAACTATTCCGAAGAGAGTCTCAAGGAAGCCAAGGGCGCCCTGGAGCGTTTCTACAATGGCCTCAAAGGTCTGCCGGACGCAGCGCCTGCCGGTGGCGAGGCCTTCGTCGAGCGTTTCGGCGCGGCCATGGACGACGACTTCAACTCGCCGGAAGCCTGCGCCGTGCTGTTCGAGATGATCCGCGAAGTCAACCGCTTGCGTGAGTCGGACGTGCAGGCTGCTGCCGGCCTGGCCGCCCAGCTCAAGCAGTTGGCCAGCGTGCTCGGCGTGCTGCAACTCGAGCCTGAGGCGTTCCTCCAGGCCGGTGCTGCCGGCAAGGTGGATGCCGCCGAAGTGGAGGCCCTGATCGCGGCGCGCCTGCAGGCGCGTGCCGAGAAGAACTGGGCAGAGTCAGATCGCATCCGCGACCAGCTCACCGCCATGGGCGTGGTGCTGGAAGACGGCAAGGGTGGCACCACCTGGCGCCTGGCCGAATAA